CAAGCGGAGGCGGTTTGGCCACCGATACGACAGCGCGTCATCACTTACCGCGCCGCCATCTCAGACTGGCCCGTCCTCACCTGGACCTTCACCCAGAAGCGCTTCCCTTAGTACGGTGACAGTATGAAGCGATCTGGTGTTCGGCTTATATCCGCCGCGGTGTGCCTTGGAGCACTGACTGCCTGTATCCCTGGACAAGGCGAGCCGGACCGCATGGAAGCCTTCGATGCTGCGGGAAGCCAGTGCACCGCCCAATGGTGGCTCGACCCCTTGGCCGATGATGTCCCACCCGAAGCATCCAGTGCGGCGAGTCGTGCTCTTGAAGAGGCGACGGTCTCCTCTGCAGACATTGAAGGGTGGGAGGAAACCTTGCTTGATGCGCAGTCCGGCGATCAAGACCTTCCTCCGGATGAGCTTGAGGGGTATGCCTATATCGAGGAAGTGAGGTTGAAGGTGCGGGAGGGGTTGGAGGAGGCCGGGTACCCGGATGCTCCGACTCGGGTCATAGAGGTGCGCGCAGATCTGGAGTGCTCGTAGCAGTTGCCATCACCCTACCCAGCGGGCCTGTGAGGGCTGTCCGAGTTCCTGGTGGTGGGACACGCCTCCATGGGAGGCCTTACGTCCGATGGCGTGAATCGCCTCTATGAGTGGCGGTCTATTCGCAGCGTTCGATGTCACCCCGCCGCCCGCTAGCCGATGGTCTAGCGGGCGGGTGTGGATCCGGAGTCGATGAGGTTTGACGCTAATCCAGTTGACTCCGACGCGGCGTCATAGTTTTAGCTCATCCCATGACACTTCTCCCCGCAACATACTTGGCTTCCTACACGCTTTCCGCGTTGGGGAATTCGATCGCCGCCATCGTGCTGCCCTTGTTGGTGCTCCAAACAACAGGCAGCGCCCTAGCAGCGGGCACCGTGGCGGCTGCGACCATTGTGCCCGCAGTGTTGGCCGGCATCTTCATGGGTGTGGTCATCGACCGGATCAATCGACGCACCTCTTCGGTGCTGACCGACCTCATCTCCACTCTCGCGATGGGAGCCCTCCCCCTGATTGACCTGATCACCGGTCTCTCAGTGGGCTGGTTCGTCCTGTTTGGAATCATCGGCGCCATCGGGGATGTCCCAGGGATCACCGCACGCGAAGCCCTGTTGCCTGCCGTGATCCGGCACGGCGGGGTCTCTGCGGAACGCATCACCGGCACCCGCGAAGCACTCGGCGCGGTCGCTATCCTCGTCGGCCCGGCAGCCGCAGGGTTCATGCTCACCACCTGGGACGGCACCACCGCCCTATGGGTCACTGCTGGCACCTCGTTGGCCGCTGCGCTGCTGACCCTGTTCATTCCCCACCATGTGGGGACACTCGAAGAGGCGACCACGGTCAGCGGGGCCCCGGTGCGTCGGGTCTGGGGGCAACTGCGTGAAGGGTGGGCCGAGATGATCCGAAACAAATTCGTCCTGGTCACCACCATCCTGACCACCTCCGCAGTCATCGCCATTGGAGGGCTCCAAGGAATCATCCTTCCGCTGTATTTCACCGAGATCAACCGTCCCGGGCTGCTGGGTCTGGTCATGAGCGCTATCGCGGCAGGGTCACTGGTCGGGGGTGGGATCTACGCCGTGGCCGGAACACGAGGTTCCCGTCGCGGATGGTTCGTCACAGGCTCTCTGGGCAGTGTGCTCGGCCTCGGGATCGTGGCATCCCTGATGTCGGTGTGGATACTCTTTCTCGGCGCCTTCGTGCTGGGCTTCTCGGTCGGGCTCTTCGGGGCACTGGTCGGGGTGCTCTCCATCGAACGCATCCCAGAAGATAAACGCGGACGTGTCCTTGGCACTCAGAACACGTTCGTCACAGCAGCCTCGCCCTTGGGCATCTTCCTAGCTGGGGCCATGACGGAGCTGCTGGGTCTCCATACTGCCCTGGTGATGCTCGCCGCACTGTGGTCCCTTGGGCTCCTCGTGGCAATGTGCGCCCG
The nucleotide sequence above comes from Nesterenkonia halotolerans. Encoded proteins:
- a CDS encoding MFS transporter; translated protein: MTLLPATYLASYTLSALGNSIAAIVLPLLVLQTTGSALAAGTVAAATIVPAVLAGIFMGVVIDRINRRTSSVLTDLISTLAMGALPLIDLITGLSVGWFVLFGIIGAIGDVPGITAREALLPAVIRHGGVSAERITGTREALGAVAILVGPAAAGFMLTTWDGTTALWVTAGTSLAAALLTLFIPHHVGTLEEATTVSGAPVRRVWGQLREGWAEMIRNKFVLVTTILTTSAVIAIGGLQGIILPLYFTEINRPGLLGLVMSAIAAGSLVGGGIYAVAGTRGSRRGWFVTGSLGSVLGLGIVASLMSVWILFLGAFVLGFSVGLFGALVGVLSIERIPEDKRGRVLGTQNTFVTAASPLGIFLAGAMTELLGLHTALVMLAALWSLGLLVAMCARSMRNLDKPVPTEGTNHEVEVMRDA